In Cicer arietinum cultivar CDC Frontier isolate Library 1 chromosome 1, Cicar.CDCFrontier_v2.0, whole genome shotgun sequence, one DNA window encodes the following:
- the LOC101496034 gene encoding uncharacterized protein encodes MKTKKKQKQKSVAAAEVVTHEDLDSTIHNHTLFFDKLIELIPAKFYLPTDDNEKPWFQGLSKAAKAKAKKQTQENIKKSRKDRLDPEKPSSSTLDLLKQNLSKQKVTTDNITEESVTYEELRERLHRKLEQFRSTRNCSDHERKNDDKEFKRGVHLQEKKRRRESEGFGSGESKEIKVKKDELEEKVKNDAIEASKELVFGHVKLQDGEIDGNKKRRVSKQKELERAKKLEEVKKSDPEKGEAIAKKEAWKAAMNRASGIKVHDDAKLLKKSIVKGKKRQQKNAGKWEERVQSMDQLKAEKQKKRSENIAGRINDKKMRKIAKREKKWMRPGFEGRKQDFITNGSTS; translated from the coding sequence ATGAAGACGAAGAAgaagcaaaaacaaaaaagtgttGCAGCTGCAGAAGTTGTTACTCATGAAGATTTGGATTCCACAATCCATAACCATACCCTATTTTTCGACAAATTAATCGAACTCATTCCAGCGAAATTCTACCTCCCAACCGATGATAACGAGAAGCCATGGTTTCAAGGTTTAAGCAAAGCTGCAAAAGCAAAAGCAAAGAAACAAACCCAAGAAAACATCAAAAAGTCGCGAAAAGACCGTTTAGACCCTGAGAAACCGTCTTCATCAACACTCGATCTtctcaaacaaaatttatcaaaacaaaaagTGACGACTGATAATATCACTGAAGAAAGTGTTACTTACGAAGAATTACGCGAAAGGCTTCATCGAAAACTCGAACAATTTCGTTCAACACGAAACTGTTCTGATCACGAAAGGAAAAACGATGATAAAGAGTTTAAGAGAGGGGTTCATTTGCAGGAGAagaaaaggagaagagaaaGCGAAGGATTTGGATCGGGTGAAAGTAAGGAAATTAAGGTGAAGAAGGATGAATTGGAAGAGAAGGTGAAGAATGATGCTATTGAGGCTTCAAAAGAGCTTGTGTTTGGTCATGTGAAGCTTCAAGACGGTGAAATTGATGGGAATAAGAAGAGGAGAGTTTCGAAGCAAAAGGAGCTTGAGAGGGCTAAGAAGTTGGAGGAAGTGAAGAAGAGTGATCCTGAGAAAGGTGAAGCTATTGCGAAGAAGGAAGCGTGGAAAGCGGCGATGAATAGAGCCTCGGGGATTAAGGTTCATGATGATGCTAAATTGTTGAAGAAGAGTATAGTGAAGGGGAAGAAGAGGCAGCAGAAGAATGCGGGGAAATGGGAGGAGAGGGTTCAATCAATGGATCAGTTGAAGGCGGAGAAACAAAAGAAGAGGTCAGAGAATATTGCTGGGAGAATTAATGATAAGAAAATGAGGAAGATTGCAAAGAGGGAGAAGAAGTGGATGAGGCCAGGATTTGAAGGTCGTAAGCAAGATTTTATTACCAATGGTTCTACTAGTTAA